Proteins from a genomic interval of Nocardia sp. BMG51109:
- a CDS encoding TIGR02611 family protein — protein MVPDSHRLRALRASVAERPTLNLAYRIGVGLLGVVVLAAGIVAIPYPGPGWLIVFAGLGILATEFVWAHRTLRWTRERYRQVMDWYSARGLVVKTLGALLTVAVVLATLWVLGTFGLVDSWLGLDQKWLHGPLA, from the coding sequence GTGGTACCGGACTCCCATCGCTTGCGTGCGCTACGGGCGTCGGTCGCCGAGCGGCCGACGCTGAATCTCGCCTATCGCATCGGCGTCGGGTTATTGGGGGTGGTGGTGCTGGCCGCCGGGATCGTGGCCATTCCGTATCCCGGGCCGGGCTGGCTGATCGTCTTCGCGGGGCTGGGCATTCTGGCCACCGAATTCGTGTGGGCGCACCGCACCCTGCGCTGGACTCGGGAGCGGTACCGGCAGGTCATGGACTGGTACTCGGCTCGCGGCCTCGTCGTCAAGACGCTCGGGGCGCTGCTGACCGTGGCGGTGGTGCTGGCGACGCTGTGGGTCCTGGGCACGTTCGGGCTGGTCGACAGCTGGCTCGGACTCGACCAGAAGTGGCTGCACGGCCCACTGGCCTGA
- the pgsA gene encoding phosphatidylinositol phosphate synthase, whose translation MLSFFGRETFAKATAPLGKALVSTGLTPDAVTVIGTTASIAAAVTLFPTGHLFWGTMVIWLFVMFDMLDGAMARARGGGTKYGAVLDATCDRVADGAVFGGLAWWSVYHAQSKELFIATLVVLVTSQVISYAKARAEASGLSADGGLIERPDRLVIVLVGAGFTGIGGYWDIEWLTYAVYLAMYILAVLSVVTVFQRVLAVRSSAGARDVIPMPGRAQTQGDSQ comes from the coding sequence GTGCTCAGCTTCTTCGGTCGTGAGACGTTCGCCAAAGCGACCGCGCCCCTGGGCAAGGCGCTGGTGAGTACCGGGCTCACGCCCGATGCGGTGACGGTCATCGGCACCACGGCCTCGATCGCGGCGGCGGTGACGTTGTTCCCGACCGGTCACCTGTTCTGGGGCACGATGGTGATCTGGCTGTTCGTCATGTTCGACATGCTCGACGGCGCCATGGCCCGCGCCCGCGGCGGCGGCACGAAATACGGTGCGGTACTGGATGCGACGTGCGACCGGGTCGCCGACGGCGCGGTCTTCGGCGGGCTGGCCTGGTGGTCGGTCTACCACGCGCAGAGCAAGGAGCTGTTCATCGCGACCCTGGTCGTCCTGGTGACCTCCCAGGTGATCTCGTACGCCAAGGCGCGCGCGGAGGCCAGCGGATTGTCGGCCGACGGCGGGCTGATCGAGCGGCCGGACCGCCTGGTGATCGTGCTGGTCGGCGCCGGATTCACCGGGATCGGCGGCTACTGGGACATCGAATGGCTCACCTACGCGGTCTATCTCGCGATGTACATTCTGGCTGTGTTGAGCGTTGTCACGGTATTCCAGCGGGTGCTGGCGGTCCGCAGTTCCGCGGGCGCCCGCGACGTCATCCCGATGCCCGGCCGGGCGCAGACCCAGGGAGACAGTCAGTGA
- a CDS encoding (2Fe-2S)-binding protein, with the protein MVAESAVSARAAMVPGTALTNPQWLGERIADMGISWGTGNSRVAGTLWWCMAASSLVDPIATAYAEGRPAHVPELEHLRCEIRPDGGVERVLPVDEGAGQDAAAAGTGRVDTVMSPRRGHSDSGDTAVAPPVPEVADDRAVGPALRKSLGRIIPAVAEVSGAGVASLWAIVADTIGNRALDAGDAEAGSRLAREVAGRLPVPRFTDIGGRTFVRRISCCLVFEVPGCEMCTSCPKRPPAQRHALLSELAARR; encoded by the coding sequence ATGGTTGCGGAATCGGCGGTGTCGGCGCGCGCCGCGATGGTCCCGGGTACCGCGCTGACCAACCCGCAGTGGCTCGGCGAGCGCATCGCGGACATGGGAATCTCGTGGGGCACCGGCAATTCGCGGGTGGCGGGCACGCTGTGGTGGTGCATGGCCGCCTCGTCGCTGGTGGATCCGATCGCCACCGCCTACGCCGAAGGCCGCCCCGCGCACGTCCCCGAACTCGAGCACCTGCGGTGCGAGATCCGGCCGGACGGCGGCGTCGAGCGCGTGCTGCCGGTGGACGAGGGCGCGGGGCAGGACGCGGCTGCCGCGGGTACCGGCCGGGTGGACACGGTGATGTCCCCTCGCCGCGGGCATTCGGACTCGGGGGATACGGCTGTCGCACCGCCGGTTCCCGAAGTGGCGGACGACCGGGCGGTCGGGCCCGCACTGCGGAAGTCGTTGGGACGCATCATTCCCGCGGTTGCCGAGGTGTCGGGGGCGGGTGTCGCGTCGCTGTGGGCGATCGTGGCCGACACGATCGGGAACCGGGCCCTCGACGCCGGGGACGCGGAGGCCGGGTCGCGGCTGGCACGGGAGGTGGCGGGGCGGCTGCCGGTGCCGCGGTTCACCGATATCGGCGGGCGGACGTTCGTGCGGCGCATCTCGTGCTGCCTGGTGTTCGAGGTGCCGGGCTGCGAGATGTGCACCAGCTGCCCGAAGCGTCCCCCGGCGCAGCGGCACGCGCTGCTGAGCGAACTCGCGGCGCGGCGATGA
- a CDS encoding glycosyltransferase family 4 protein, whose amino-acid sequence MRIGMVCPYSFDVPGGVQSHVVELAEVLIERGHRVSVLAPSAENTTLPGFVVSAGKAVAIPYNGSVARLSFGPTAYNRIRRWIADNDFDVLHIHEPNAPSLSMLALKIAEGPIVATFHTSTTKSLVLSTFQGVLRPYHEKISGRIAVSELARRWQVEALGGDAVEIPNGVDVPAFAHAPLLDGYPRSGGTVLFLGRYDEPRKGMAVLLGALPALVRRHPDVQILIVGRGDEERLRREAGELAGHLRFLGQVSDGEKASAMRSADVYCAPNIGGESFGIVLVEAMAAGTAVVASELDAFRRVLRDGSAGMLVPVGDSARMASAINELLGDAQRRDNLVRAANQVVGEYDWPVVAEQILRVYETVTVGETRVRTAG is encoded by the coding sequence ATGAGGATCGGCATGGTCTGCCCGTACTCGTTCGACGTGCCGGGCGGGGTGCAATCCCATGTCGTGGAGCTGGCCGAGGTGCTGATCGAGCGAGGGCACCGGGTCAGCGTGCTGGCGCCGTCGGCCGAGAACACCACGCTGCCGGGGTTCGTGGTCTCCGCCGGGAAGGCCGTGGCGATCCCGTACAACGGCTCGGTGGCGCGGCTGTCGTTCGGCCCGACCGCCTACAACCGGATCCGGCGCTGGATCGCCGACAACGACTTCGACGTGCTGCACATCCACGAGCCGAACGCGCCGAGCCTGTCGATGCTGGCGTTGAAGATCGCCGAGGGCCCGATCGTGGCGACCTTCCACACCTCGACCACGAAATCGTTGGTGCTCAGCACCTTTCAGGGCGTGCTGCGGCCCTACCACGAGAAGATCAGCGGCCGGATCGCGGTGTCGGAGCTGGCGCGGCGCTGGCAGGTGGAGGCGCTCGGCGGCGACGCGGTGGAGATCCCGAACGGTGTCGACGTGCCGGCCTTCGCGCACGCCCCGCTGCTGGACGGGTATCCGCGTTCCGGCGGGACGGTGCTGTTCCTGGGCCGCTACGACGAACCACGCAAGGGCATGGCGGTGCTGCTGGGCGCGCTGCCCGCGCTGGTGCGGCGGCATCCCGACGTGCAGATCCTGATCGTCGGGCGCGGCGACGAGGAGCGGCTGCGCCGGGAGGCCGGCGAGCTGGCCGGGCATCTGCGGTTCCTCGGTCAGGTGTCGGACGGCGAGAAGGCCTCGGCGATGCGCAGCGCGGACGTGTACTGCGCGCCCAACATCGGCGGCGAGAGCTTCGGCATCGTGCTGGTGGAGGCGATGGCGGCCGGAACCGCCGTGGTGGCCAGCGAATTGGACGCCTTCCGCCGGGTGCTGCGCGACGGCAGCGCGGGAATGCTGGTCCCCGTGGGTGATTCGGCGCGGATGGCGTCGGCGATCAACGAGCTGCTCGGTGACGCTCAGCGCCGCGACAACCTGGTCCGCGCCGCGAATCAGGTTGTCGGCGAATACGACTGGCCGGTGGTGGCCGAACAGATTCTGCGGGTGTACGAGACGGTGACCGTCGGCGAGACCCGGGTGAGGACGGCGGGATGA
- a CDS encoding phosphatidylinositol mannoside acyltransferase produces the protein MGEMKSRLTDQAYAAGWRLVRALPERTARRLFDAGGDWAGRRANRAAHRTGTPNQLRRNLSRVLGVEPSAVPDDLIRDSMRSYARYWREAFRLPTMDHAAVARPPLMPDPDGIEHVDAALAKGRGVVLVLPHSGNWDMAGTWLVQHYGSLTTVMERLQPESLFERFLAYRASLGFEVFPLTGGEQPPFPQLADRLRQNKIVCLLGERDLTGKGVPVTFFGERTWMPAGAAKLAIETGAALMPVHARFTVDAEGREGWRLKTDAPLDVSNGVAAATQEVADWFAAHIAAHPADWHMLQPLWEADLSEARRARIAAAQAERTAGDGTAGGVAAPDVSAGNAAAGDDAS, from the coding sequence ATGGGCGAGATGAAATCCCGGCTGACCGACCAGGCGTATGCGGCCGGGTGGCGGCTGGTCCGGGCGCTGCCCGAGCGCACCGCCCGGCGGCTGTTCGACGCGGGTGGTGACTGGGCCGGGCGGCGCGCGAATCGTGCGGCGCACCGAACCGGGACGCCGAACCAGCTGCGGCGCAATCTCTCCCGCGTGCTCGGCGTGGAGCCGTCGGCGGTGCCCGACGATCTGATCCGCGACAGCATGCGGTCCTACGCCCGCTACTGGCGCGAGGCTTTCCGGCTGCCGACGATGGATCACGCCGCCGTCGCGCGGCCGCCGCTGATGCCGGACCCGGACGGGATCGAGCATGTGGACGCCGCGCTGGCGAAGGGCCGGGGTGTGGTGCTCGTGCTGCCGCATTCGGGCAACTGGGATATGGCCGGGACGTGGCTGGTGCAGCACTACGGCAGCTTGACCACGGTCATGGAACGGCTGCAACCGGAATCGTTGTTCGAGCGGTTCCTGGCCTATCGGGCAAGCCTCGGTTTCGAGGTGTTCCCGCTCACCGGCGGCGAGCAGCCGCCGTTTCCGCAGCTGGCGGATCGGTTGCGGCAGAACAAGATCGTCTGCCTGCTGGGCGAGCGCGACCTGACCGGTAAGGGCGTCCCGGTGACGTTCTTCGGCGAGCGCACCTGGATGCCCGCGGGCGCGGCGAAGCTGGCGATCGAGACCGGCGCCGCGTTGATGCCGGTGCACGCCCGGTTCACCGTCGATGCCGAGGGCCGCGAGGGCTGGCGCCTGAAGACCGATGCGCCGCTGGACGTTTCGAACGGGGTGGCGGCGGCCACCCAGGAGGTGGCGGACTGGTTCGCGGCCCATATCGCCGCGCATCCCGCCGACTGGCACATGCTGCAACCGCTCTGGGAGGCGGATCTGTCCGAGGCCCGCCGGGCCCGGATCGCCGCCGCGCAGGCGGAACGCACGGCGGGAGACGGGACAGCGGGAGGTGTGGCGGCGCCGGACGTGTCCGCCGGGAACGCTGCCGCGGGAGACGATGCGTCATGA
- a CDS encoding HIT domain-containing protein: MSEAVSHGDSARPEEMVDTGAGDPDRLQRLWTPYRMSYITGAIAEREAPEAETGATEDAAAERKSAGHPFIEIPKMSDEDGLVVARGDHVYAVLNLYPYNPGHMMVVPYRRVANLEDLTVEESAELMAFTQRAIRVMKQVSRPEGFNVGLNLGGVAGGSLADHLHQHIVPRWGGDANFITVVGGVKVMPQLLRETRALLATAWKDVE; this comes from the coding sequence ATGAGTGAGGCTGTGTCGCACGGGGATTCGGCTCGTCCGGAGGAGATGGTGGACACCGGCGCGGGCGACCCCGACCGGTTGCAACGACTGTGGACGCCGTACCGGATGTCCTACATCACCGGCGCCATCGCCGAGCGGGAGGCGCCGGAAGCGGAGACCGGCGCGACCGAGGACGCGGCGGCCGAGCGGAAATCCGCCGGACATCCGTTCATCGAGATCCCGAAGATGTCCGACGAGGACGGCCTGGTCGTCGCGCGCGGCGACCACGTGTACGCGGTGCTCAACCTGTATCCGTACAACCCGGGTCACATGATGGTGGTGCCGTACCGGCGGGTGGCCAATCTGGAGGACCTCACGGTCGAGGAGAGCGCCGAGCTGATGGCGTTCACCCAGCGGGCGATCCGGGTGATGAAGCAGGTGTCGCGGCCGGAGGGTTTCAACGTCGGCCTGAATCTCGGTGGGGTGGCGGGCGGTTCGCTCGCCGACCACCTGCACCAGCACATCGTGCCGCGCTGGGGCGGGGACGCGAATTTCATCACGGTCGTCGGCGGGGTGAAGGTGATGCCGCAGCTGTTGCGGGAGACCCGGGCTCTGCTGGCAACGGCTTGGAAGGACGTCGAGTAG
- a CDS encoding cysteine desulfurase: MTLDIVPPQRYWLPAPTGFPVEEVRRDFPALHRSTGGRPTAWLDNAATTHKPRPVLEALDRFHRHENSNIHRGAHAAARHATARYEGARERVAEFLGAAHAEEIVFTRGATEAINLVAQSYGRAHLRPGDEVVATTLEHHSNIVPWQLICDERRAVLHEAPIDDSGEVDLGAFARLLGPRTKIVAVSQVSNLLGTVPPVRRMAELAHAHGAVVVVDGAQAVAHLPIDVRALGADCYAFSGHKLFGPTGIGALYARRDLLEDMPPWQGGGGMIDTVSFRHTTFAPVPARFEAGTPPIAGAIGLAAAVDYLASIDPAAAWAHEQRVHAHARRAMERLPGLRMLGRPDPQVGVLTCTVDGVPPEHVAAALDRAGIMVRAGHHCAQPTLAHFGLTSAVRPSLALYNTRAEVDRLVDVLSTVVRSGTGGRAAPDYR, translated from the coding sequence ATGACCCTCGATATCGTTCCGCCGCAACGGTACTGGCTGCCCGCACCCACCGGCTTCCCGGTCGAGGAGGTGCGGCGGGACTTTCCGGCACTGCACCGGAGCACCGGCGGCCGGCCGACGGCGTGGCTGGACAATGCCGCCACCACGCACAAGCCCCGCCCCGTATTGGAGGCGCTGGACCGGTTCCATCGCCACGAGAATTCCAATATCCACCGCGGCGCCCACGCCGCCGCCCGGCACGCCACCGCCCGCTACGAGGGCGCCCGGGAGCGGGTAGCCGAATTCCTCGGCGCCGCGCACGCCGAGGAGATCGTCTTCACCCGCGGCGCCACCGAGGCGATCAATCTGGTGGCACAGAGCTACGGGCGCGCCCATCTGCGTCCGGGCGACGAGGTGGTGGCCACCACGCTGGAACATCACTCGAATATCGTTCCGTGGCAACTGATCTGCGACGAACGTCGCGCCGTGCTGCACGAGGCGCCGATCGACGACAGCGGCGAGGTGGATCTGGGGGCCTTCGCGCGGCTGCTCGGTCCGCGCACCAAAATCGTCGCCGTGTCCCAGGTTTCCAATCTGCTGGGCACGGTCCCACCGGTGCGGCGGATGGCCGAGCTCGCCCACGCCCACGGCGCGGTGGTCGTCGTCGACGGCGCGCAGGCGGTGGCGCACCTGCCGATCGACGTGCGGGCGCTGGGAGCGGACTGCTACGCCTTCTCGGGCCACAAGTTGTTCGGCCCCACCGGAATCGGCGCGCTCTACGCCCGCCGCGACCTGCTGGAGGACATGCCACCGTGGCAGGGCGGCGGCGGCATGATCGATACGGTGAGCTTCCGCCACACCACCTTCGCCCCGGTTCCCGCCCGCTTCGAGGCCGGTACCCCGCCCATCGCGGGCGCGATCGGGCTGGCCGCCGCCGTGGACTATCTCGCGAGCATCGATCCCGCGGCGGCGTGGGCGCACGAGCAGCGCGTGCACGCCCATGCCCGCCGGGCCATGGAACGGCTGCCCGGCCTGCGGATGCTCGGCCGGCCGGACCCGCAGGTCGGGGTCCTCACCTGCACCGTCGACGGCGTCCCACCGGAACACGTCGCCGCCGCGCTGGACCGGGCGGGCATCATGGTCCGGGCCGGCCACCACTGCGCCCAGCCCACGCTGGCCCATTTCGGTCTCACCTCCGCGGTCCGCCCCTCCCTCGCCCTCTACAACACCCGCGCCGAGGTGGACCGGCTGGTCGATGTCCTGTCGACGGTCGTGCGCTCGGGCACCGGAGGCCGGGCGGCGCCGGACTACCGGTGA
- the thrS gene encoding threonine--tRNA ligase, with translation MTTSARISPAALVRVPAGTTAGAAVREAGLPTKGPDTVVVVRDPEGNLKDLSWIPGEDVEVEPVAADTEDGRSVIRHSAAHVLAQAVQQEFPEARLGIGPPIKDGFYYDFRVDRPFTPDDLAKLESRMKKIVKGAQRFSRRVVEIEEARVELAKEPFKLELIGDKSGIDDPEIMEVGGSDIAPNELTIYDNLDPRSGEKVWGDLCRGPHIPTTKFIPAFKLTRSSAAYWRGDQNREDLQRIYGTAWESQEALDAYLHLLAEAERRDHRKLGLELDLFSFPDELGSGLPVFHPKGGIIRKELEEYSRQRHVDAGYEFVNTPHVTKGQLFEVSGHLDWYRDGMFPPMHLDAVYSTDGVLQKPGQDYYVKPMNCPMHNLIFRARGRSYRELPLRLFEFGSVYRYEKSGVIHGLTRVRGMTQDDAHIYCTKEQMHAELTSTLTFVLSLLKDYGLDDFYLELSTKDPEKFVGSDEIWEEATETLEKVAGASGLELVPDPGGAAFYGPKISVQAKDALGRTWQMSTIQLDFNLPERFGLEYTASDGTKQRPVMIHRALFGSIERFFGVLTEHYAGAFPAWLSPVQAVGIPVAENFAPHLDRVVELLRDAGIRAEVDRGDDRMQKKIFNQTAQKVPFMLLAGERDVNAGAVSFRFRDGTQVNGVPVADAVASIVGWIDRRENASPTAAGFEIRTGGNE, from the coding sequence GTGACCACCTCAGCCCGCATATCCCCAGCCGCCCTCGTTCGGGTGCCGGCCGGGACGACGGCGGGCGCCGCGGTGCGCGAGGCGGGCCTGCCGACCAAGGGCCCCGACACCGTGGTCGTCGTGCGCGATCCGGAGGGCAACCTCAAGGACCTGTCCTGGATCCCCGGCGAGGACGTCGAGGTCGAGCCCGTCGCCGCCGACACCGAGGACGGCCGCAGCGTGATCCGGCATTCGGCCGCGCACGTGCTGGCGCAGGCGGTGCAGCAGGAGTTCCCGGAGGCCAGGCTGGGCATCGGCCCGCCGATCAAGGACGGTTTCTACTACGACTTCCGGGTCGACCGGCCCTTCACTCCCGACGATCTGGCCAAGCTGGAATCGCGGATGAAGAAGATCGTCAAAGGCGCGCAGCGGTTTTCGCGCCGGGTGGTCGAGATCGAGGAGGCCCGCGTCGAACTGGCGAAGGAGCCGTTCAAGCTGGAGCTGATCGGCGACAAGTCGGGGATCGACGATCCGGAAATTATGGAAGTCGGCGGCAGTGACATTGCACCGAATGAGCTGACCATCTACGACAACCTGGACCCGCGCAGCGGCGAGAAGGTCTGGGGCGATCTGTGCCGCGGCCCGCACATCCCCACCACCAAGTTCATCCCGGCGTTCAAGCTGACCCGCAGCTCGGCCGCCTACTGGCGCGGCGACCAGAACCGCGAGGATCTGCAGCGCATCTACGGCACCGCCTGGGAGTCGCAGGAGGCCCTGGACGCCTACCTGCACCTGCTGGCGGAGGCCGAGCGGCGCGACCACCGCAAGCTGGGCCTGGAGCTGGACCTGTTCTCGTTCCCGGACGAGCTGGGGTCGGGCCTGCCGGTGTTCCACCCCAAGGGCGGCATCATCCGCAAGGAGCTGGAGGAGTACTCGCGGCAGCGCCACGTCGACGCCGGCTACGAGTTCGTCAACACCCCGCACGTCACCAAGGGCCAGCTGTTCGAGGTCTCCGGCCACCTGGACTGGTACCGCGACGGCATGTTCCCGCCCATGCACCTGGACGCGGTTTACAGCACCGACGGTGTTCTTCAAAAGCCCGGCCAGGACTATTACGTCAAGCCGATGAACTGCCCGATGCACAACCTGATCTTCCGGGCCCGCGGCCGGTCGTACCGTGAGCTGCCGCTGCGGCTGTTCGAATTCGGCTCGGTCTACCGGTACGAGAAGTCGGGCGTGATCCACGGCCTGACCCGGGTCCGCGGCATGACCCAGGACGACGCGCACATCTACTGCACCAAGGAGCAGATGCACGCGGAGCTGACCAGCACCCTGACCTTCGTGCTGTCGCTGCTGAAGGACTACGGCCTGGACGACTTCTATCTGGAGCTGTCTACCAAGGATCCGGAGAAGTTCGTCGGCTCGGACGAGATCTGGGAGGAGGCCACCGAGACCCTGGAGAAGGTCGCCGGGGCCTCCGGGCTGGAGCTGGTCCCCGATCCGGGCGGCGCCGCGTTCTACGGGCCGAAGATCTCGGTGCAGGCCAAGGACGCGCTGGGGCGGACCTGGCAGATGTCGACCATCCAGCTCGACTTCAATCTGCCCGAGCGGTTCGGCCTCGAGTACACCGCCTCCGACGGCACCAAGCAGCGGCCGGTGATGATCCACCGCGCCCTGTTCGGTTCGATCGAGCGGTTCTTCGGAGTGCTCACCGAACATTACGCGGGTGCCTTCCCGGCCTGGCTGTCGCCGGTGCAGGCGGTCGGCATCCCGGTCGCGGAAAACTTTGCCCCGCATCTGGATCGGGTGGTCGAGCTGCTGCGCGACGCGGGCATCCGCGCCGAGGTGGACCGCGGCGACGACCGGATGCAGAAGAAGATCTTCAACCAGACCGCGCAGAAGGTCCCGTTCATGCTGCTGGCCGGCGAGCGGGACGTGAACGCCGGCGCGGTGAGCTTCCGGTTCCGGGACGGCACCCAGGTCAACGGCGTTCCGGTGGCCGATGCGGTCGCCTCGATCGTCGGCTGGATCGATCGGCGCGAGAACGCCTCACCGACCGCGGCGGGATTCGAGATTCGGACTGGTGGCAATGAGTGA
- a CDS encoding family 2B encapsulin nanocompartment shell protein, giving the protein MQPASNAGADGAAPSSLGTRAARTITTTTKTPVQMEAITPRWLLRLLPWVEVEAGTYRVNRCRSYNVGDGLISLLAGADGPEILSGDLQELGFLRAVDDLDILDRFAELFTVRRVEAGDQVAAAGQPADRLVIVARGKLEKTGAGRYGEETRLGQVTEEQFFDEDAVLRGDTWPWTVRAVTDAVLLCADRDRLLGLAEQHPQASRALSAWRATGTAAPEPAAVAAGHQGEHPLPATFIDYSQHPGEYELAVAQTVLRMHTRVADLFNDPMDQTAEQVRLVVETVLERQESELLTNPAFGLLTATPPGRRIKTRTGPPTPDDLDELLALVWKEPAFFLAHPRTIAAFGRECTRRGVPPAIFELHGSPLLTWRGVPLIPTDKIPIDPVDTTSSILLLRVGEPKRGVVGLRPATVRDEYCPGVSVRPMAVDERAVTNYLVSAYYSIAPLVDDAVAMLEHVQIAHYHDYS; this is encoded by the coding sequence GTGCAACCGGCTTCGAACGCGGGCGCCGACGGCGCCGCACCGAGCAGCCTGGGCACGCGGGCGGCCCGCACCATCACCACCACGACCAAGACGCCCGTTCAGATGGAGGCGATCACTCCGCGCTGGCTGCTGCGCCTGCTGCCGTGGGTGGAGGTGGAGGCCGGTACCTACCGGGTCAACCGATGCCGGTCCTACAACGTCGGCGACGGCCTGATCAGCCTGCTCGCCGGCGCCGACGGCCCGGAGATCCTGTCCGGGGATCTCCAGGAGCTGGGCTTCCTGCGGGCCGTCGACGACCTCGACATTCTCGACCGGTTCGCGGAGCTGTTCACCGTGCGGCGGGTCGAGGCCGGCGACCAGGTCGCCGCGGCCGGGCAACCGGCGGACCGGCTCGTCATCGTGGCGCGCGGCAAACTCGAGAAGACCGGCGCCGGCCGCTACGGGGAGGAGACCCGCCTCGGCCAGGTGACCGAGGAACAGTTCTTCGACGAGGATGCGGTACTGCGCGGGGACACGTGGCCCTGGACGGTGCGGGCGGTCACCGACGCGGTGCTGCTCTGCGCGGACCGGGATCGGCTGCTCGGACTGGCGGAGCAGCACCCGCAGGCGAGCCGGGCGTTGTCCGCGTGGCGGGCCACCGGAACCGCCGCCCCCGAACCCGCCGCGGTGGCCGCGGGGCACCAGGGCGAACACCCGCTACCGGCCACATTCATCGACTACAGCCAGCATCCCGGCGAATACGAGCTGGCCGTCGCGCAGACGGTACTGCGGATGCACACCCGCGTCGCCGATCTGTTCAACGACCCGATGGATCAGACCGCCGAACAAGTCCGCCTGGTCGTCGAGACGGTCCTGGAACGCCAGGAGAGCGAACTGCTCACCAACCCCGCGTTCGGCCTGCTGACGGCGACGCCGCCGGGCCGGCGGATCAAGACCCGCACCGGCCCCCCGACTCCCGACGATCTGGACGAACTGCTGGCCCTGGTGTGGAAGGAGCCGGCGTTCTTCCTCGCCCATCCGCGCACCATCGCGGCCTTCGGCCGGGAGTGCACGCGCCGCGGCGTGCCGCCGGCGATCTTCGAACTGCACGGCAGCCCGCTGCTGACCTGGCGGGGCGTTCCGTTGATTCCCACCGACAAGATTCCCATCGACCCGGTCGATACGACCTCCAGCATCCTGTTGCTGCGGGTGGGCGAGCCCAAGCGCGGTGTCGTCGGGCTCCGGCCGGCGACGGTACGCGACGAGTACTGTCCGGGCGTTTCGGTGCGCCCGATGGCCGTCGACGAGCGCGCCGTCACCAATTACCTTGTCAGCGCGTACTATTCGATCGCACCGCTGGTCGACGATGCGGTGGCGATGCTCGAGCACGTGCAGATCGCCCACTACCACGACTACTCATGA